GTAACCCACAGCAGCATATGGACACGTGCAGTGAAGggtacttttgaaatgtaataggttacagattGCTTGCTACCCTgttaaaatataataagtagGCTAATGTAACTATTTTGATTACTTTGTCAAAATAATGCAGCTCATTACTTTACCTCACAGTTGATTattttttgattacttttctgacacatgttttaaactgggcaataaagctTACAAATGTCCAGAAATAGGCCACGTCAAAAGACGGTGTCATACCAAATTCTGCGACCTGTCAGAATCAGTGACCCAGCCCCTCTATCCTACAACTAACCAAtcaaaaactcacaaaactcagcattttttaatggagtctggtacaGGGTCACAGAGttaaagatgcaaagcaacagaatggaTATTATATTCTTCGTAAAAGGAATATATTTGTATCTAACCCCTTtctaatcaccaacattttgactgGTAACTGCAATGCAATTACATATGTTTTCTCAGTAACTcagtaacatttattttgtaatttattccCTAACTCTGTTTAATGTATCTAGTTACTCCCCACGCAAGTGTTGAAGACATTACCCATCACCATGCACAATGCCCATCTCTGGGCTGGTAGGTCATATGAGTGCCTATAAAGGCAAAATACCAGTGGCACCACTTTCTTTTTGGACTATGCATCCCAGCCCCCGGGAGTGTCAAGTAATTTGAGTGGCTGCGTGGGGCTGCACGGAGAATCGAGGCTGCAGGAGGGTCTCGTGGGAACACTTTGGTGGGACAGCAGGCCTCAGAGCTATGCCTGACTCTTCCAGGCGGCCCCGTCACTCAAGAGGACCGCCGCACTTGGCGTGCATACCCGACCCATGCAGCTTCCACCCAAGACAGCTGAGTATTTACGTGGCCTATATTTATAAGCACAACGACTGCTTGCCATGCAGTTTGCacaatatgattaaaaaaatcacacccTTTCCCTTCCTGTCACCATGGTGAGTACGTTGTGGTTAATTAATCGCCTGTCTTTGTGGCAGGGAGGAGCTCTGTAACATATCTGATGTTGCTTATTtacagctggcagcagctcagACAGCCAGTATAAAAAGAGATCACGGAATGAAAAGAAAGCAGGACGACTCAGACTGGAGTTTAACACCTAAAACTAAAATAGCCTTCagcaagggtgtaggttttgtttcaacactgggggAAGAGGAACACATGTCACAACAAAGGAGGGGTGTGGGGGGTGCTGCATCATGACATTTTGAGGGTCACACTTAAGTTAATGTATTCTGGTGAACAATTTGTGCCTTTAAtacatcaatttatggtggaaataaCGTTaatatcattaaaataaaagtccccggctgctgtcatgtttttatttggggGCACAAATGAATCTCAGGTAAATTTTCGTTCGGATGAAACTCTTTTTCATTAAGCTGCAATGACATAAGTCTGCATCAAAAGTTTTCCTGAGATCATCTCACCATCTGCGCTTTGTCAGCAGTATACCTAAACAACGCCTCAGCCCATATTTTCCAGATGAGTGTCTCACAGTGAGAGGGACCTCCTCACGTACTGTTTAAGTCCTGCTTTGGATCAGAGGTTGACTCCTCTCAGAAGACGTGTGGCTGACTATGATAAACAATAGCATTCCTGTCCAAATACAGTTATTGGGCCAGGAGAAACCCCTGGAGACCGATGAAACATCTATCTGATTTACTGTACTTACTCCTGAAATAAAGACTGTGTAGATGGCCACCACAAATCACATGGATTTTTATTCACATGAAAGTTAGGAACATGCTGCCTGTGAAAAAGTTTTGGCTCTTTGCAACACATATTATACAATATATATCCTAATATTTATACAACACCACtgtaagtgtgtgagtgtgtgtaaaggCTCTTGGAGCCACTTGTCGCTACAATCTGATGAATTCCCTTCGTGCCTGGGTGGGCCGAGCTGATTTCGTATATTCAGCACATGCCTGGCATGTCTGCACCAGTGAAGCACCCTCAGACATTGCACCTGCTCTGGGAATGGCCCCGGACAGCATCCGGGATTCCCAAAAGTCTTACAGGGACATATTTTGGGAGTTTCTCTCAGCTTTGTCAGTTGGACAAATTTGTTGGGAAGTTCCAGGCTaatttaattaaagtgacatgtCAGGGTGACAGGGTCAGACAACCATCAACAGTCAGATAATGGTTTCTCTGATGCCAGCACAGCTCTACAGATGAATGACTCTCACGACAAGTCATTGAGATGTGAGTCACTGCTAGACAGCGACTGCTCCACACTGTTTACATCCATTTTATTCAATTACAGTCTGCTTTTTATTCAAGCAGCCATAACAGCATCTGATATCAgagaaagtttattttgagacATTCAATGCAAGGTGAGCTGTTGCTGGAATATATAGGGCCTATTAGCTGACTGCAGCATCATTTAATAAACAGTACGCATACAGAGgcagaatattttcacttctaactgggtgaattaaggatttattttaaccaaaccagagctggggattgttggagcagtggaaagacaaaccaagcgggctttgtggcttttttttttgtttctgtccacTTTTATAAAGTGTGCTTTGCATTGATAAAATTACTATTTAAATTACTATTTTTAGGTATAAAATAAGAAGGtaacattttatttgatttcattttaatttaaaataagtaCTCTGATGGTATTCTGACACAGAATGTTTTATGAGGATTACTGTAGTTAAATCTTCCCATTTGTGACACTGTATTGCAATTACAGCTACACAGGAGGACaatgtttacatattttttcagcCACCCTGCAGTGCAAATGTGATTATTAGGAAACtatgggacctttaaaatcAAATGTTACCACCAGGAATACTGAGATAAAGTAAAAGGACCctaaaattgtatttaaataCGGTGTGTCTCATTAACTTTCCATCACTGACTGTGGGCTACTCTAATTTCCTGAAAGATTTTCCAGAGAGCGTCTGTATATGTCAGATGCACCCACGATTTGTGAAGCATCAATTATCTACAGGATATGCTGGCTGTTTTTTTACTAATAATTACTCCTTAAAATAGAAAGAAGACACAAGTCGGTAAAATCAGCTGTTGTGGTGTTTGGTGTTTGCTTAGCGAAAGCCTCCTGGGACTCCATGGCTCATGCTCAGCCAGCTCTGGTTGATGTCCAATATCTGCTGAGGTCTGGTTAAGTCTTTACAGCTAACTGATAGCTAAAGCATCCTTTCAAGGCCTCGTCAGGGGGCCTGAACTGGCTGGATGTTGTTTCCACCCTCACTCTGTGGCTTATTCAATTGAGGGGCAGTGGGGAGCACCACCCAGCTGACTGAGGCTCAGCAGCGGATATGCAAACCGTCATAACATATCTGAACAGGGCCTGGGCTCAGAGACTAATGTGTTAGACCGAGACATTTCAACAGCACTGATGAATGACAATGGACATTTTTCTCCAGTATGCACTGTGctttcacagtgaaaaaaagtttATCACTACATTATGGAAGGCTTCATGCATGTCATTCAGAATAGGATCCGTCTTCAGTATCATTAGGAAGTTTATGAAAGTTTAAAATGTCATATGACATGTCTGGTGATCCTGCATCTATTCTTAGAAGCTTCATACCTCAGAGCTGCGGTGTGGATTGCACAGAAGCAACTCACAGTCACAGACGCACAATATTAACACACAATAGAGCCATGCCCTTAGTCTAAAAAGTGCAGCAACAGAGAAACTTGCATTTCAGCTTTATTATAATTTCATCTGGCAGTTACAGAAGAGTTTTGCTCCGATTGTCTCTTACCTCCAGGCAGGCTGATGGGTCCGCAGCCGTGCCCCTCCTTGTAGGTTTCCGAGCTGATGTAGATTTGCTTCTTGCACAGCCTCCATAGGCCGAAGTGGGCCGCCTCGCAGGTATCATTCAGTTTCTCCACCCGTGGACTGAGCACTGCCCAGTAGTCCGTTACCACAGCCGTGAACATGCAAGCCATGCCCACCATCAGCACGAAGATGGCAATCTTTATCTTGGTGCGCTTGTGCATGTTTCCAGGTGATGAGGTTTCTGTTCAGTGAATATTCTCCCCCTGAtataatggaaaataaaaaaatttaaaaaatctataAAATTGGATGTTCTGCAACGTGAACACACTGGTCTGTGTCCCAGGGGCGTCTTTCCTCAGTGACTGCAGCAAGCTTCCCACAAagtctcctctccttttctctcctcgtCTAAGACTAGTGTCTTCTCTCCCCTTGTCGCAAATCTGTGCCTCTGGTTCGAAGGGAAAGGGGCCAGACTGCTCTGTCCTAGTTTCAAGTCCCCTTTTCCCTACTCACTATGAGTTGCTGCACAACTGGGGGGCTGCAAGTTTAGACTTACAGCTGTTGAGGTAGATCAAGAAAGTTGATGACCACACCAACTGTCTGCCATGGTGGGCAGTGAGTGTGGGTTTGTGTTGAGTGTGTTGGTAGGTGTTTTGCTGAGGGGCGGGGTCAGATGCTATAAATGTGACTGGTGAGTCAAGTTGTCAGGCTGTCTGCTTATCTGGTTACAGTGTCATTGGATGGAGACGTGTAACGTGCCATGATATGTGGACTCACGTAAACAGTTTCTCTTACCCATATGTACACGCAGTTTTCCAAATAGACACTTCAGCATTGTGAGAATAGTTTTCCCCACGTTCAGTTTCCATCCACCCACAGTAGCTGTGTTTTCACTCCCTGCCTCACTACAGCGCCGCCTCAGTGTGTGGATTTGTCTCTGTAAACTATTTACAAGGAGAAAGTGGAAGTGTTTATAAAGAGCAGCAGCAAGGCTCCAGCTGTCAGACAACAGTAGAGTTTCCCTGATGGAAGAATAGTGCTTTCAGTAACTCTTGTCAGAATGCCCACTAAACACTATGTCTTACTGTCCAGAGAGCAACTGCGTCTTTATTGAGATGCACAATGTGTCATCTGTACAGTGTCAAggtaagatctttttt
The window above is part of the Epinephelus moara isolate mb chromosome 5, YSFRI_EMoa_1.0, whole genome shotgun sequence genome. Proteins encoded here:
- the LOC126390857 gene encoding voltage-dependent calcium channel gamma-1 subunit-like — encoded protein: MHKRTKIKIAIFVLMVGMACMFTAVVTDYWAVLSPRVEKLNDTCEAAHFGLWRLCKKQIYISSETYKEGHGCGPISLPGEENCTYFRHFTPGQDAGT